In the genome of bacterium, one region contains:
- the bshB1 gene encoding bacillithiol biosynthesis deacetylase BshB1 — translation MSETMTEAPVDLLAIAAHPDDAELLCGGTLLRAAAQGYRTAILDLTAGETGTYGDAATRDAEAQEAARILGLAGRYNAGLPDAALENTPAARAIVAGFIRRLRPRTVILHGPSTRHPDHRAASQLGYDACFIAGLRRAPIEGEPHRPAKVIFALSYLEPPVKPSFVVDITDVMERKLEAIFAYRSQFEGRTAAGDIFGGGRPLREQILAHAAHYGSLIRVPYGEPYMTHETLRVDDVVALEVQSL, via the coding sequence ATGAGTGAAACGATGACCGAAGCACCCGTCGACCTGCTCGCCATCGCCGCGCATCCGGACGACGCCGAGCTGCTTTGCGGCGGCACCCTCCTGCGCGCCGCCGCCCAGGGCTATCGCACCGCGATCCTGGACCTCACGGCCGGTGAGACCGGCACGTACGGCGACGCGGCCACCCGCGACGCCGAGGCCCAGGAAGCCGCCCGCATCCTCGGCCTCGCCGGCCGGTACAACGCCGGGCTCCCGGACGCCGCCCTCGAGAACACGCCCGCCGCCCGCGCCATCGTGGCCGGCTTCATCCGGCGGCTGCGCCCCCGCACCGTCATCCTCCACGGCCCCTCCACCCGCCACCCGGACCACCGCGCGGCCAGCCAGCTCGGCTACGACGCCTGCTTCATCGCCGGCCTCCGCCGTGCGCCCATCGAGGGCGAGCCCCACCGGCCGGCCAAGGTGATCTTCGCGCTCTCCTACCTCGAGCCGCCGGTCAAGCCGTCCTTCGTCGTGGACATCACCGACGTCATGGAGCGCAAGCTCGAGGCGATCTTCGCCTACCGCTCCCAGTTCGAGGGGCGCACGGCGGCCGGCGACATCTTCGGCGGCGGCCGCCCGCTCCGGGAACAGATCCTCGCCCACGCCGCACACTACGGCTCGCTCATCCGCGTGCCCTACGGCGAGCCGTACATGACCCACGAGACACTCCGGGTGGACGACGTCGTCGCCCTCGAGGTCCAGAGCCTCTAG